From Alkaliphilus flagellatus, the proteins below share one genomic window:
- a CDS encoding homoserine O-succinyltransferase yields the protein MSLIINKNLLSVNKLISEGIEIKGNFNSCNSEAIRILIVNLMPKKSEAEFQFLNILGHMPIDIKVDFLQMETYTPQNTDKTYLEEYYKTLRDIENNSYEGMIITGTPLEFLDFDDIEYWNELKEVIDYSNKKVKSTLYICWAAIAGLYYNYGTNKCVTKEKIFGVFPHIVVNKRSVLLKGFNDGFIVPHSRYVKLRKEDIEEIKELEILSESDEAGIYIVSSKDGKQIYITGHPEYDKYTLKEEYERDIKRGVNINLPKNYFPNDDHNKKPNLDWSSYSKLLFTNWINEYLFNS from the coding sequence ATGTCTTTAATAATAAACAAGAACCTTTTATCAGTTAATAAACTAATTAGCGAAGGTATAGAAATAAAAGGCAATTTTAACAGTTGTAATTCTGAAGCAATTCGTATTTTAATTGTAAATTTAATGCCTAAAAAAAGTGAAGCAGAATTTCAGTTTCTAAATATACTTGGCCATATGCCTATAGATATAAAGGTAGATTTCTTGCAGATGGAAACCTACACACCTCAAAATACAGACAAAACTTATTTAGAAGAATATTATAAAACCCTTAGGGACATAGAAAATAACAGTTATGAAGGAATGATTATTACTGGAACTCCATTAGAATTTTTAGATTTTGATGATATTGAGTACTGGAATGAACTTAAGGAAGTAATAGATTATTCCAACAAAAAAGTAAAGTCCACCTTATATATATGTTGGGCGGCTATAGCAGGTTTATATTACAATTATGGAACAAATAAATGTGTAACGAAAGAAAAAATATTCGGAGTTTTTCCCCATATAGTAGTAAATAAAAGGTCTGTCCTATTAAAAGGATTTAATGATGGATTTATAGTTCCTCATTCAAGATATGTGAAATTGAGAAAAGAAGATATAGAAGAAATAAAAGAATTAGAAATTTTATCTGAATCAGATGAGGCAGGAATTTATATAGTAAGCTCAAAAGATGGCAAACAAATTTATATTACAGGTCACCCTGAGTATGATAAATATACTTTAAAAGAAGAGTATGAAAGAGATATAAAACGTGGCGTAAATATAAATTTACCTAAAAATTATTTTCCTAATGACGATCATAATAAAAAACCTAATTTAGATTGGAGTAGTTATTCTAAACTTTTATTTACAAATTGGATAAATGAATATCTATTTAATAGTTAA
- a CDS encoding homoserine dehydrogenase: MNIGLLGFGTVGTGVYEIINKRKDFFRSLIGKDLNINKVLVKDTTKDRNINISKDKLIDNPYFILDDPNIDIVIEAIGGTAEAYAYIKHALTTGKHVITANKAVVAKHMKELMDLANKNKKAFLYEASVGGGVPIIKPLKQQVTLNDIEEIKSILNGTSNFILSKMIREDLEFTDALHIAQELGYAEADPTDDIEGYDVRRKLAILSTIAFKREVKEEYIHCRGIRTIKSVDTKVIKELGYTVKLLAKASFKSNKYYLSVEPSLLPDDSFYAKVENANNLISIIGNDIGELKFYGQGAGKFPTANAVVSDVLDILYNNYQNYGIDEGTYKLCNNTDLVKDRYYVRLSPKHTLSDYVLKVVKEEKIADKIIKTGDHIIFTTGNIELKKINSFINNVKESIKDEFYAAIQ; encoded by the coding sequence ATGAATATAGGACTATTAGGATTTGGCACTGTAGGTACAGGGGTTTATGAGATTATCAACAAAAGAAAAGATTTTTTTAGGTCATTAATAGGTAAAGATTTAAACATAAATAAAGTCCTCGTTAAAGATACAACTAAAGATAGAAATATAAACATTTCTAAAGATAAATTAATTGATAATCCTTATTTTATATTAGATGATCCTAATATAGATATAGTTATAGAGGCTATAGGAGGCACTGCAGAAGCCTATGCATATATAAAACATGCTTTAACTACAGGTAAACATGTAATAACTGCGAATAAGGCAGTAGTTGCAAAACATATGAAGGAGCTTATGGATTTAGCAAATAAAAATAAAAAGGCATTTTTATATGAAGCTAGTGTAGGTGGAGGAGTTCCGATTATTAAACCCTTAAAGCAGCAAGTGACTTTAAATGATATTGAAGAAATAAAGAGTATATTAAACGGTACCTCTAACTTTATATTAAGCAAAATGATTAGAGAAGATTTAGAGTTTACCGATGCATTACATATTGCCCAAGAGTTAGGTTACGCTGAAGCAGACCCTACAGATGATATTGAAGGATATGATGTTAGAAGAAAATTAGCAATTCTCTCTACTATAGCATTTAAAAGAGAAGTAAAAGAAGAATATATCCACTGTAGAGGTATTAGAACTATTAAGTCGGTAGATACGAAAGTAATAAAGGAGTTAGGATATACTGTAAAGCTATTAGCAAAAGCTTCTTTTAAGAGTAATAAATATTATTTATCTGTGGAACCAAGCCTTTTACCCGATGATTCATTTTATGCAAAGGTAGAAAATGCTAATAATTTAATATCTATTATTGGTAATGACATAGGAGAGCTGAAGTTTTACGGTCAAGGTGCTGGCAAATTTCCTACAGCAAATGCTGTTGTAAGTGATGTACTTGATATACTATATAACAATTATCAAAACTATGGAATAGATGAGGGAACATATAAATTGTGCAACAATACAGATTTAGTTAAAGATAGATATTATGTGAGACTAAGCCCAAAGCATACATTGAGTGATTATGTGCTAAAGGTGGTCAAAGAAGAAAAAATAGCTGATAAAATAATTAAGACTGGAGATCATATTATATTTACTACTGGGAATATAGAACTTAAAAAAATAAATAGTTTTATCAATAATGTTAAAGAGTCCATAAAGGATGAATTTTATGCTGCTATTCAATAA
- a CDS encoding aspartate kinase encodes MDNLYNFKKEISNKINNNIVVQKYGGTSLATTENILHVANQIIKKKDEVEHIVVVVSAMGKTTDNLIQLAEKVSSSPCTREMDVLLSTGEQQSIALLSMALKNLNCNTISLTGMQVGITTKGEHTKSSILNIDDDILINHLLDEKVVIIAGFQGVNEDGEITTLGRGGSDTTAVALAAKLNCSCEIYTDVDGIFTVDPRIYAKAKKLDEISYDTALEMSSLGSKVIDKRAVALAKKFNIPIYIANSNKKTLGTFIRRKKNMEEWQVTSLVLNDNLLSVSIENIPNKIELLSKVFKILNKYNLEISMVENSINGNKTKGEISFICSKDNYLKINNIRDELLCTIGTRTAITVADVTRVSIVGNGRINQARLAEQVFNALQGAEFNYKKLTTSELSLSYIFNSEANIELINKLAQEFSL; translated from the coding sequence GTGGATAATCTATATAATTTTAAAAAAGAGATTTCAAATAAAATTAATAATAATATAGTGGTTCAAAAATATGGTGGTACATCTTTAGCAACAACTGAGAATATTTTACATGTTGCAAACCAGATTATAAAGAAAAAAGATGAAGTAGAACATATAGTAGTTGTAGTTTCTGCTATGGGTAAAACCACAGATAATTTAATTCAGCTAGCTGAAAAAGTGTCATCTAGTCCTTGTACTAGAGAAATGGATGTCTTGCTATCTACAGGAGAGCAACAATCTATAGCTCTGTTATCTATGGCTCTTAAAAATTTAAACTGTAATACTATTTCATTAACTGGTATGCAGGTTGGGATCACCACCAAAGGAGAGCATACTAAGAGTAGTATTTTAAATATAGACGACGATATATTAATTAATCATTTGCTTGATGAAAAAGTAGTAATTATTGCAGGATTTCAAGGAGTAAATGAAGATGGAGAAATTACAACTCTAGGTAGAGGTGGCTCTGATACTACAGCTGTAGCATTGGCAGCAAAGCTTAACTGTTCCTGCGAAATATATACAGACGTAGATGGTATATTTACTGTAGACCCTCGTATATATGCTAAGGCTAAGAAATTAGATGAAATAAGCTATGATACAGCTTTAGAAATGTCTAGCTTAGGCAGTAAGGTAATTGACAAAAGGGCAGTAGCTCTAGCAAAGAAGTTTAACATTCCTATTTATATAGCTAATAGTAATAAAAAAACCTTAGGCACTTTTATTAGGAGGAAGAAAAATATGGAGGAATGGCAAGTAACATCTTTAGTTTTAAATGATAATCTACTAAGTGTTAGTATTGAAAATATCCCAAACAAAATAGAACTTTTATCAAAAGTTTTTAAAATATTAAATAAATACAACCTTGAAATATCTATGGTTGAGAATAGTATCAATGGAAATAAAACAAAAGGCGAAATATCATTTATTTGTTCAAAAGATAATTATTTAAAAATTAATAATATAAGGGATGAACTACTATGTACAATCGGCACTAGAACCGCTATAACTGTAGCGGATGTTACTAGAGTGTCTATAGTAGGTAATGGTAGAATTAATCAAGCTCGGTTAGCCGAACAAGTTTTTAATGCTCTGCAAGGTGCTGAGTTTAACTATAAGAAATTAACCACTTCCGAACTCAGTCTATCTTATATTTTTAATAGTGAAGCCAATATAGAGTTAATTAACAAATTAGCCCAAGAGTTTAGCCTATAG
- the metF gene encoding methylenetetrahydrofolate reductase [NAD(P)H] — translation MYIKQLFKEKEVVFSFEIFPPKPTSPIEVIYDTLEGLEDLNPDYISVTYGAGGSVNDNRTCQLSSLVKNKYGIEALAHLTCIGSTKKETTRILENLKANGIKNVLALRGDIPEENSSVGEFSNSQELIKHIKQTKDFGIAVACYPEGHIESRNIDKDIEILKLKEDAGADYLISQLFFDNNYFYNFLNKVEQKSINLPIQAGIMPITNRKQIERIVSLCGVTLPSKFIKIIDKYEHDKDALRDAGIAYALEQIVDLVSTGVKGIHLYTMNSPYIAKSITNCIGSILNSINKKQIV, via the coding sequence GTGTATATAAAACAGTTATTTAAGGAAAAAGAAGTAGTTTTTTCATTTGAAATATTTCCGCCTAAACCTACATCGCCGATAGAAGTCATATACGATACCTTAGAAGGTTTAGAGGATTTAAATCCTGACTATATTAGTGTTACCTACGGAGCAGGTGGAAGTGTTAACGACAACAGAACTTGCCAATTATCATCTTTAGTTAAAAATAAATATGGTATAGAAGCTTTAGCCCATTTAACTTGTATAGGCTCTACAAAGAAGGAAACAACTCGAATTTTAGAAAATCTAAAAGCAAATGGTATTAAAAATGTATTAGCTTTAAGGGGAGATATTCCAGAGGAAAATTCTTCAGTAGGTGAGTTTAGCAATTCTCAAGAACTTATAAAACATATAAAGCAAACAAAAGATTTTGGTATAGCAGTAGCCTGTTATCCTGAAGGACATATTGAAAGCAGGAATATAGATAAGGACATTGAAATATTAAAGTTAAAAGAAGATGCAGGAGCAGATTATTTAATTTCTCAGCTTTTCTTTGATAACAATTATTTCTATAATTTTTTAAATAAAGTAGAACAAAAGAGTATAAATCTACCTATACAAGCAGGTATAATGCCTATAACAAACAGGAAGCAAATTGAAAGGATAGTTTCACTTTGTGGTGTAACCCTTCCATCTAAGTTTATAAAAATAATAGATAAATATGAGCATGACAAAGATGCACTAAGAGATGCGGGAATAGCCTATGCATTAGAACAAATAGTAGATTTGGTTTCTACAGGAGTTAAAGGAATACATCTTTATACAATGAATAGTCCTTATATAGCTAAAAGCATAACTAACTGTATTGGCTCAATACTAAATTCTATAAATAAAAAACAAATAGTTTAA
- a CDS encoding vitamin B12 dependent-methionine synthase activation domain-containing protein gives MDKSPKNKDEVLRYLGYKNQNLDKITNDLIEESMDEMRNLIKPRYIYKFFNIMRKEEKIYLNSSNFNLVGKDIENHLDKSEICTLIAVTLGNDVDAKIRYYEKINMTKALILDACATAAIEEICDKICEELENILNVENKTLTSRYSPGYGDLPINIQKRFLSMLDAEKAIGLTASSHSILIPRKSVTAIVGVVDRKDKIKKISCLNCSKYYTCMFRKGDEKFGH, from the coding sequence ATGGATAAAAGTCCTAAAAACAAAGATGAGGTTTTAAGATATTTGGGTTATAAAAATCAAAATTTAGATAAAATTACTAATGATTTGATTGAAGAATCAATGGATGAAATGAGAAATTTAATTAAGCCCAGATATATATATAAGTTCTTTAATATTATGAGAAAAGAAGAGAAAATATATTTAAATAGTAGCAATTTTAATTTGGTAGGAAAGGATATTGAAAACCATTTGGATAAATCTGAAATCTGTACTTTAATAGCAGTAACATTAGGAAATGATGTAGATGCAAAAATAAGATACTATGAAAAGATAAATATGACTAAGGCATTAATACTAGATGCCTGTGCTACTGCAGCAATAGAAGAAATTTGTGATAAAATCTGTGAAGAATTAGAGAATATCCTTAATGTAGAGAATAAAACATTAACATCAAGATATAGCCCAGGCTATGGAGACTTACCTATAAACATACAAAAAAGATTTCTATCCATGTTGGATGCAGAAAAAGCTATAGGACTTACTGCATCTTCCCATAGCATTTTAATACCAAGAAAATCCGTTACGGCAATAGTAGGGGTTGTAGATAGAAAGGATAAGATAAAAAAAATCAGCTGTTTAAATTGCAGCAAATATTATACCTGTATGTTTAGGAAAGGAGATGAGAAATTTGGGCATTAA
- a CDS encoding homocysteine S-methyltransferase family protein, protein MGIKNRFKNGILIFDGAMGTMLQNKGLKLGELPETLSINSPETVVEIHKSYIKAGANIITTNTFGANEIKLEDSNFTVEQIIYAAVENAKKAVDGKEVYIALDIGPIGELLEPMGTLSFEEAYNVFKRQVVQGVKSGVDLILIETMTDLYEAKAAILAAKENSDLPIFCTMSFEADKKTFTGCNATSMVMVIEGLGVDALGVNCSLGPKEIEPIIDEILSISKIPVMVQANAGLPSIVDGQTVFNISPEEFASYGSSFVGKGVKVIGGCCGTTDKHIENLAKALSDIKLEDRHYSYMSGICTSTKAVIIDEVKVIGERINPTGKKLFKEALRKGDLDYVLREAIAQVEAGAQILDVNVGLPEIDEEEMMVKVIKEIQSILDVPLQIDSTNPRVIEKGLRAYNGKAIVNSVNGEDKVLESILPIVKKYGASVVGLTLDDKGIPSSAKERFKIAEKIVKTAEKYGIDKEDIYIDCLTLTAAAQQEEVKETLRALSLVKEKLKVKTVLGVSNVSFGLPNRDLLNRTFLAASLLVGLDLPIINPMDKAMMDTIMASKVLWNEDKGAKKYLKYNENVFKDQASITNNIEDDLFKIILKGMKEQAKDATIKLLVHKEPLEVVNRYIVPALDVVGEKYENGDIFLPQLIQSAETVRNSFQVIKEKLKEGANAEISKGKIILATVKGDIHDIGKNIVKVLLENYNYEIIDLGKDVPKEKIIEEAIKNDVKLVGLSALMTTTVKNMEETIGALKKVSSDCTVMVGGAVLNEDYANMIKADYYAKDAKEAVTIARKVLG, encoded by the coding sequence TTGGGCATTAAAAATAGATTTAAAAATGGCATTTTAATATTTGATGGGGCAATGGGTACTATGCTACAAAATAAGGGATTAAAGCTAGGTGAGTTACCAGAAACCTTAAGTATTAATTCTCCTGAAACAGTGGTTGAAATCCATAAAAGCTATATTAAGGCTGGTGCAAACATCATTACCACAAACACCTTTGGAGCCAATGAAATTAAGCTTGAAGACAGCAATTTTACTGTAGAACAAATAATATATGCAGCAGTAGAAAATGCAAAGAAAGCTGTTGATGGCAAAGAAGTATATATAGCTTTAGATATAGGACCCATTGGGGAGTTACTAGAGCCTATGGGGACCTTAAGCTTTGAAGAAGCTTATAATGTTTTTAAAAGGCAGGTTGTCCAAGGGGTAAAGAGTGGTGTGGATTTGATATTAATAGAAACAATGACAGATCTATATGAAGCAAAGGCCGCTATATTAGCAGCTAAGGAAAATTCGGATTTGCCAATATTTTGCACCATGAGTTTTGAAGCCGATAAGAAAACCTTTACAGGCTGTAATGCCACATCTATGGTGATGGTTATAGAGGGTTTAGGGGTAGATGCCCTTGGAGTTAACTGCTCCCTAGGGCCTAAAGAGATAGAGCCTATAATAGATGAAATATTAAGTATTTCTAAGATACCTGTTATGGTTCAGGCAAATGCGGGTCTACCTAGTATTGTTGATGGTCAGACTGTTTTTAATATTTCTCCAGAAGAGTTTGCAAGCTATGGATCTAGTTTTGTAGGAAAAGGAGTAAAGGTAATAGGGGGATGTTGTGGTACAACGGATAAACATATAGAAAATCTAGCAAAAGCTTTAAGTGATATAAAATTAGAAGATAGACATTACAGTTATATGAGTGGTATATGCACCTCTACTAAGGCGGTAATCATAGATGAAGTAAAGGTAATAGGTGAAAGGATAAATCCCACAGGTAAAAAACTATTTAAAGAAGCATTAAGAAAGGGAGATTTAGACTATGTTTTAAGGGAGGCTATAGCTCAAGTTGAGGCAGGAGCTCAGATTTTAGATGTTAATGTAGGATTGCCAGAAATAGATGAAGAGGAAATGATGGTAAAGGTTATTAAAGAAATACAATCCATATTAGATGTACCTCTACAAATAGATTCTACAAATCCTAGGGTTATAGAGAAAGGCTTAAGAGCTTATAACGGAAAGGCTATAGTTAACTCGGTAAATGGAGAGGATAAGGTTTTAGAAAGTATACTACCTATAGTAAAAAAATACGGAGCTTCCGTAGTAGGCCTTACTTTAGATGATAAAGGAATACCTTCAAGTGCCAAAGAAAGATTTAAAATAGCTGAAAAAATAGTAAAAACAGCAGAAAAGTATGGTATAGATAAAGAAGACATATATATAGATTGCTTAACATTAACAGCTGCCGCTCAGCAGGAAGAAGTTAAAGAGACCCTAAGGGCCCTTTCCTTAGTGAAGGAGAAGCTTAAGGTAAAAACAGTACTAGGGGTATCTAATGTGTCCTTTGGATTACCTAATAGGGACCTTTTAAACAGAACCTTTTTAGCTGCAAGCTTGTTAGTAGGCTTGGATTTACCTATAATAAACCCAATGGATAAAGCTATGATGGATACAATAATGGCCTCTAAGGTATTATGGAATGAGGATAAAGGAGCAAAAAAATATTTAAAATACAACGAAAATGTATTTAAAGATCAAGCTTCTATAACAAACAATATTGAAGATGATTTATTTAAAATAATATTAAAGGGAATGAAAGAGCAGGCTAAGGATGCCACTATAAAGTTATTGGTCCACAAGGAACCCTTAGAAGTTGTTAATAGATATATAGTTCCTGCCTTAGATGTGGTAGGAGAAAAATATGAAAATGGAGATATATTTCTTCCTCAGCTAATACAGTCAGCAGAAACGGTAAGAAACTCCTTCCAGGTTATAAAGGAAAAATTAAAAGAAGGGGCTAATGCTGAAATTTCAAAAGGCAAGATAATATTAGCCACTGTAAAAGGGGATATCCACGATATAGGTAAAAACATAGTGAAGGTCCTTCTGGAAAATTATAATTATGAAATTATAGATTTAGGCAAAGATGTTCCCAAGGAAAAAATAATAGAAGAAGCTATTAAAAATGATGTTAAA